One Acidimicrobiales bacterium DNA segment encodes these proteins:
- a CDS encoding endo-1,4-beta-xylanase yields the protein MRVRSVWLSVVLVAAALLGTACLDELAAESGLTFGLFVQGGTALERSLVIEHADATTNHGLSWSVIQPGPDEWNFGPADATHAWAEANGLHQTGFHFAWDQVLLDDLAPWVLGISDPDELRSVLTERAEVIFARYPGLDRIDVINEPFDLLGGSLTVNHFHQVLGPDYIAELFGIVDAAAPAQTELIINENFVEYSQAKADGLVALAADLVDRGVAVDGIGLQSHFIFGEPDWARYEQVMRDLGDLGLAVHITELDVPVAPGLADRDAVQRERYRRAVATCRSVPACRSITVWGVEDGHTWIDDLLGPGYTPLLFDAQGAPKPAFLGVVEALLAE from the coding sequence GTGAGGGTGCGGTCGGTGTGGCTGTCGGTGGTGTTGGTCGCGGCGGCCCTTCTCGGCACGGCGTGCCTCGACGAACTCGCGGCCGAATCAGGCCTCACCTTCGGCCTTTTCGTGCAGGGTGGCACCGCACTCGAGCGGTCGCTGGTGATCGAACACGCCGATGCGACCACGAACCACGGCCTCTCGTGGTCGGTGATCCAACCCGGACCCGATGAATGGAATTTCGGGCCCGCCGACGCCACCCACGCCTGGGCCGAAGCCAACGGGCTCCACCAGACCGGGTTCCACTTCGCGTGGGACCAGGTCCTGCTCGACGACCTCGCGCCGTGGGTGCTCGGGATCTCCGATCCCGACGAACTCCGGTCCGTGCTGACCGAGCGGGCGGAGGTGATCTTCGCTCGCTATCCCGGCCTCGACCGCATCGACGTGATCAACGAGCCGTTCGATCTGTTGGGAGGTTCGCTCACCGTCAACCACTTCCATCAGGTGCTCGGACCCGACTACATCGCCGAACTGTTCGGGATCGTCGACGCGGCGGCGCCGGCGCAGACCGAGCTGATCATCAACGAGAACTTCGTCGAGTACAGCCAGGCGAAGGCGGACGGCCTCGTCGCGCTCGCCGCCGATCTCGTCGACCGCGGAGTCGCCGTCGACGGGATCGGCCTCCAGTCACACTTCATTTTCGGCGAACCCGATTGGGCTCGCTACGAACAGGTGATGCGCGACCTGGGCGACCTCGGTCTCGCCGTCCACATCACGGAACTCGACGTCCCGGTCGCGCCCGGTCTCGCCGACCGCGACGCCGTGCAACGCGAGCGGTACCGACGAGCGGTGGCGACGTGTCGCTCGGTTCCCGCATGTCGGTCGATCACGGTCTGGGGCGTCGAGGACGGCCACACGTGGATCGACGATCTGCTCGGCCCGGGCTACACGCCGCTGTTGTTCGACGCGCAGGGCGCACCGAAGCCGGCGTTTCTCGGCGTCGTGGAGGCGCTGCTCGCCGAGTGA
- a CDS encoding CocE/NonD family hydrolase, translating to MHLAPGRNRPVRLLSFLSILMSLSLLAAACGADDPAAPIGDANGDVDSSGDVDAGDGDAPVETVAADFSTNPSAGQVTVTAAAAGTELTLRGPGTEQTATVDDLGNLIFRNVEPGDGWQVLALGADPVPASDTFAVPTLEDHPDQAFYDAQEIGEGFGYIEMRDGTLLSATVRLPGPIEDGPYPTVVEYSGYDPSSPYEIEPAINIYGLLGWATVGVNMRGSGCSGGAFDYFEQLQSIDGYDVIEAVAAQEWVYENHVGMVGISYSGISQLFVAQTQPPSLAAITPISVIEDSYRSVVWPGGIYNNGFAKSWGESRQGANDAYGQEWVNTRIDEEGDEICDANQLLRSQNRDLTEAAAETAFWTDEAGDPLSPRTFVDRINVPTFLAGAWQDEQTGGRFPTMLDDFTGAPVFKAHLYNGAHADSLGPESLFAAVELLDVYVAERVPVLDPIVRLGAPGLYEDVFGVAGIQVPADRFSTLEEARETIESEPAITVFLENGANPDALGAPVPRGSVQFESWPPTDAEIRTWQLGDLVGGDETVEFAVDVERSQELTKAAEDDDDGNEFDDLQWDLLDEGAAVVFETDAFTEDLLLAGTGRVSLSLQADEADADIQVTITEVRPDGNEMYVQSGWLRASHRAIDETEATEILPWHLYTEAAQADLPAGEFTQVDVEIFPVGHVFRAGSKLRLIVDSPGGNRNLWAFDVLPFDGTAIRIDPSASSLTLPFVSGVDVPDGLPDCDNTRSQPCRTWVAYENSSAS from the coding sequence ATGCATCTCGCCCCTGGCCGCAACCGTCCCGTCCGGCTCCTGTCGTTCCTTTCGATCCTGATGAGCTTGTCCCTCCTGGCCGCTGCGTGCGGCGCCGACGATCCGGCCGCCCCGATCGGCGACGCGAACGGTGACGTCGACTCCAGCGGTGATGTCGACGCGGGTGACGGCGACGCGCCGGTCGAGACCGTCGCCGCCGACTTCTCCACGAACCCGAGCGCCGGTCAGGTCACGGTGACTGCCGCGGCGGCGGGTACCGAGCTCACCCTTCGTGGCCCCGGAACCGAGCAGACCGCCACTGTCGACGACCTCGGCAACCTGATCTTCCGCAACGTCGAACCCGGTGACGGCTGGCAGGTTCTCGCCCTCGGCGCCGACCCCGTGCCGGCGAGCGACACCTTCGCCGTGCCGACGCTCGAGGACCACCCCGACCAGGCGTTCTACGACGCCCAGGAGATCGGTGAGGGGTTCGGCTACATCGAGATGCGCGACGGGACATTGCTGAGCGCGACGGTCCGTCTCCCGGGGCCGATCGAGGACGGCCCCTACCCGACCGTGGTCGAGTACTCCGGCTACGACCCGTCGAGTCCTTACGAGATCGAACCGGCCATCAACATCTATGGCCTGCTCGGCTGGGCGACCGTCGGCGTGAACATGCGCGGTTCGGGCTGTTCGGGTGGCGCGTTCGACTACTTCGAGCAATTGCAGTCGATCGACGGCTACGACGTCATCGAAGCCGTCGCCGCCCAGGAGTGGGTCTACGAGAACCATGTCGGCATGGTCGGCATCAGCTATTCCGGGATCAGCCAGCTCTTCGTGGCGCAGACCCAGCCTCCCAGCCTCGCTGCGATCACCCCGATCTCGGTGATCGAGGACTCGTACCGGTCGGTCGTCTGGCCCGGTGGCATCTACAACAACGGCTTCGCCAAGAGCTGGGGCGAGTCTCGCCAGGGCGCCAACGACGCCTACGGCCAGGAGTGGGTGAACACGCGGATCGACGAGGAGGGCGACGAGATCTGCGACGCCAACCAGTTGCTCCGGAGCCAGAACCGCGACCTCACCGAGGCCGCTGCGGAGACGGCGTTCTGGACCGACGAGGCCGGCGACCCGCTGTCGCCACGGACCTTCGTCGACCGGATCAACGTGCCGACCTTCCTCGCCGGTGCGTGGCAGGACGAGCAGACGGGCGGCCGCTTCCCGACCATGCTCGACGACTTCACCGGCGCGCCGGTCTTCAAGGCCCATCTCTACAACGGCGCCCATGCCGACTCGCTCGGGCCGGAGAGCCTCTTCGCCGCCGTCGAACTCCTCGACGTCTACGTGGCGGAACGGGTCCCCGTGCTCGACCCCATCGTGCGACTCGGTGCCCCCGGCCTCTACGAGGATGTCTTCGGCGTGGCGGGGATCCAGGTGCCCGCCGACCGGTTCTCGACGCTCGAGGAAGCCCGTGAAACGATCGAGAGCGAGCCGGCGATCACGGTGTTCCTCGAGAACGGTGCCAACCCCGACGCCCTCGGCGCGCCGGTGCCGCGCGGGTCGGTGCAATTCGAGTCCTGGCCGCCGACCGATGCGGAGATCCGCACCTGGCAGCTGGGCGATCTCGTCGGCGGCGACGAGACCGTCGAGTTCGCGGTCGACGTCGAACGTTCCCAGGAGCTCACCAAGGCCGCGGAGGACGACGACGACGGCAACGAGTTCGACGATCTCCAATGGGACCTGCTCGACGAGGGCGCGGCCGTCGTGTTCGAGACGGATGCATTCACCGAGGACCTCCTGCTCGCGGGCACCGGTCGGGTGTCGCTCAGCCTCCAGGCCGACGAGGCCGACGCCGACATCCAGGTGACGATCACCGAGGTGCGGCCTGACGGAAACGAGATGTACGTCCAGTCGGGCTGGCTGCGAGCGTCGCACCGGGCCATCGACGAGACCGAAGCCACCGAGATCCTGCCGTGGCATCTCTACACGGAGGCGGCGCAGGCCGATCTGCCGGCGGGTGAGTTCACCCAGGTCGACGTCGAGATCTTCCCCGTCGGCCATGTGTTCCGGGCCGGCTCGAAGCTCCGACTGATCGTCGACAGCCCGGGCGGCAACCGCAACCTGTGGGCCTTCGACGTGCTGCCGTTCGACGGCACCGCGATCCGGATCGACCCGTCGGCATCGTCGCTGACGTTGCCCTTCGTGTCGGGTGTGGACGTGCCCGACGGCCTGCCGGACTGCGACAACACCCGCAGCCAGCCGTGTCGCACCTGGGTGGCCTACGAGAACTCCTCGGCGAGCTGA
- a CDS encoding cyclic nucleotide-binding domain-containing protein — protein MFRRIDPIPQTLRQSPLAGAVPAKELRAIERRGTAVRFGAGRHAMREDEVGRECMIVATGSFAVERDGDGVAVLRPGMVMGEVALLTGKPRNATVTALEDSLVYAYNRREFTSLLRECPQLAAIVRADVDERSPAA, from the coding sequence ATGTTCCGTCGCATCGATCCGATTCCCCAGACTCTTCGACAAAGCCCGCTTGCCGGCGCCGTCCCTGCGAAGGAGCTCCGAGCCATCGAACGACGCGGCACAGCCGTGCGCTTCGGGGCCGGACGGCACGCGATGCGCGAGGACGAGGTCGGCCGTGAGTGCATGATCGTCGCCACCGGCTCGTTCGCGGTCGAGCGCGACGGCGACGGCGTCGCCGTTCTCCGACCCGGCATGGTGATGGGCGAGGTTGCGCTGCTGACCGGCAAGCCCCGCAACGCAACGGTGACTGCACTCGAGGACAGCCTCGTCTACGCCTACAACCGGCGCGAGTTCACGTCGCTCCTGCGCGAGTGCCCGCAGCTCGCGGCGATCGTGCGTGCCGACGTGGACGAGCGTTCGCCTGCAGCCTGA
- a CDS encoding pentapeptide repeat-containing protein encodes MVSLLLLAVGAFLIATTSPAGAAVVVEVTGPDTVDIVSGSRLEIHLDGSGGYDGAALVAIAACGNADAGGTPLPAVAATDPNNCWGPIDPGGISILSGSGTITAGVGILINPTGDYDFTYVWGNTGIGINDTTCVAGGAFACRIRVDGFAGFTGGESIFSIVVDLLPQPDGDLDGVGDGGDNCPAIPNADQADTDGDGIGDACDPTVKPVVELGGTTVVEGTGGLTTMVLPVTLSYPSGNPVSVDWTVLSNDAQVPDDVPPASGVVTFAPGSTDATIEFPIVADEIDENDEWVVVSSSNPVNASLGGFLGLGFGVILDDDDPPVIIPGSTSVLEGDTDGIVAQIPVTLSAPSSFPVAFQWVATDFEATLGVDFTADGGSVLIPPGQTSALLPITVLGDTVSEIDERAVVLTGNPTNATIGGFFGIGAVTILDDDKGLDCDPFDPGPAARLRECDLTGFDLSGLDLSGADLTDAILTDTILTDTDLSGATLTGVASGGIVGSPLLPARWQLVAGHLLGPGASLVGVDLDGHVLIGVDLTEADLTNAVLSNTVIVDAVLIGVDLRGALLDNAVLIRPDLTNATLRGASLRSSFFSSAVLQGADLSTAALSGAAFPGADLSGALIDNTTAAGLDLTGADLTGAHLDGSILSGATLINSDLGGASMRNSAIVNSDLTGADLTDVDLSGAGGLVRVVLTNASLASADLEGLTIVQSDLTGVDLRNADLDGGKVIDDDLLGADLAGGSFAHVEWDGNRCPDGAFSDLSGRTCLRMSVDIDPQSPLNVIGLGDPDRPLAVAVLGDEDFDAGDIDSATWTFGEDGDEAAALSAYVADVNNDTRADAVFQYRVGSAGLSLGDTVACTQGSTLSGERFWGCDSITIDTDETLSPPASPPASPTASPNASPPASSGGDFLGISSGDIVPILQGPVGFAGTSLAIGLLFLVGFRHARLELTEEEAAGGAKG; translated from the coding sequence ATGGTGTCGCTGTTGTTGCTGGCGGTCGGCGCGTTTCTCATCGCCACCACATCGCCTGCCGGCGCGGCGGTGGTCGTCGAGGTGACCGGACCCGACACTGTCGACATCGTCAGTGGGTCGCGACTGGAGATCCATCTCGACGGCAGCGGTGGCTACGACGGCGCCGCGCTCGTCGCCATCGCCGCGTGCGGGAACGCCGATGCCGGCGGCACCCCGCTGCCGGCGGTCGCTGCCACCGACCCGAACAACTGCTGGGGTCCGATCGACCCGGGCGGCATCAGCATCCTGAGCGGCAGCGGCACGATCACTGCGGGAGTGGGCATCCTGATCAACCCGACGGGCGACTACGACTTCACCTACGTCTGGGGCAACACCGGGATCGGCATCAACGACACGACCTGCGTGGCGGGCGGCGCGTTCGCCTGCCGGATCCGCGTGGACGGATTCGCGGGGTTCACCGGCGGTGAATCGATCTTCAGCATCGTCGTCGACCTGCTCCCCCAACCGGACGGCGATCTCGACGGCGTCGGCGACGGGGGCGACAACTGTCCGGCGATCCCCAACGCCGACCAGGCCGACACCGACGGCGACGGCATCGGCGACGCGTGCGACCCCACCGTCAAGCCCGTGGTGGAACTGGGCGGCACCACCGTCGTGGAGGGCACGGGCGGTCTCACGACCATGGTGCTCCCCGTGACGCTCTCCTACCCATCGGGCAATCCGGTCTCCGTCGACTGGACGGTCCTTTCCAACGACGCCCAGGTGCCCGACGACGTGCCGCCGGCCTCTGGTGTGGTGACCTTCGCCCCCGGTTCCACCGACGCGACGATCGAGTTCCCGATCGTCGCCGACGAGATCGACGAGAACGACGAGTGGGTCGTGGTTTCCAGCTCCAACCCGGTGAACGCGTCGCTGGGCGGCTTCCTCGGCCTGGGTTTCGGAGTGATCCTCGACGACGACGACCCACCGGTGATCATCCCCGGGAGCACCTCTGTGCTCGAAGGCGATACCGACGGCATCGTCGCGCAGATCCCGGTGACACTCAGCGCTCCGTCCAGCTTCCCGGTGGCCTTCCAGTGGGTGGCAACGGATTTCGAGGCGACGCTGGGCGTCGACTTCACCGCCGACGGGGGCTCCGTCCTGATCCCTCCCGGGCAGACGTCGGCCCTCCTGCCGATCACCGTCCTCGGCGACACCGTCAGCGAGATCGACGAGCGGGCTGTGGTCCTCACGGGCAATCCGACCAACGCGACGATCGGCGGGTTCTTCGGTATCGGCGCCGTGACGATTCTCGACGACGACAAGGGCCTCGACTGCGATCCCTTCGACCCCGGACCCGCTGCGAGGCTCCGAGAATGCGACCTGACGGGGTTCGACCTCTCGGGCCTCGACCTCTCGGGTGCCGACCTCACCGACGCGATCCTCACCGACACGATCCTCACCGACACCGACCTCTCGGGCGCAACCCTCACCGGTGTGGCCTCCGGTGGCATCGTCGGTTCGCCGCTGCTGCCGGCACGCTGGCAGCTCGTGGCCGGCCATCTCCTCGGCCCCGGCGCATCGCTCGTCGGCGTCGACCTCGACGGACACGTGTTGATCGGCGTCGATCTGACCGAGGCCGACCTCACGAATGCGGTCCTGTCCAACACTGTGATCGTCGATGCCGTCCTCATCGGCGTCGATCTGAGAGGCGCACTCCTCGACAATGCGGTGCTCATCCGACCCGACCTGACGAATGCGACGCTTCGCGGCGCCTCTCTCCGCAGCTCGTTCTTCAGCAGCGCCGTCCTCCAGGGCGCCGACCTCTCCACGGCAGCGCTGTCGGGTGCCGCATTCCCGGGAGCCGATCTGAGCGGCGCACTCATCGACAACACGACGGCAGCCGGCCTCGACCTGACGGGTGCCGACCTGACCGGCGCTCACCTCGACGGCAGCATCCTCTCGGGCGCAACGCTCATCAACAGCGATCTGGGCGGCGCGAGCATGCGCAACAGCGCCATCGTGAACTCGGACCTGACCGGGGCCGACCTCACCGATGTGGATCTGAGCGGAGCCGGCGGACTCGTACGCGTGGTCCTCACCAACGCCTCGTTGGCATCGGCCGATCTCGAGGGACTGACCATCGTGCAGTCGGACCTCACGGGAGTCGATCTCCGCAACGCCGACCTCGACGGCGGAAAGGTCATCGACGACGACCTGCTCGGCGCCGACCTGGCCGGCGGTTCGTTCGCCCACGTGGAATGGGACGGCAACCGCTGCCCGGACGGCGCGTTCAGCGACCTCAGCGGACGTACCTGCCTTCGGATGTCGGTCGACATCGATCCGCAGTCGCCGCTCAACGTGATCGGTCTCGGCGATCCCGACCGCCCGCTGGCCGTCGCCGTCCTCGGCGACGAGGACTTCGATGCCGGCGACATCGATTCCGCGACCTGGACCTTCGGCGAGGACGGCGACGAGGCAGCCGCACTCTCCGCCTATGTCGCGGACGTGAACAACGACACGCGTGCCGACGCCGTGTTCCAGTACCGAGTCGGGTCGGCGGGCCTGTCCCTCGGCGACACCGTCGCCTGCACCCAGGGAAGCACCCTGAGCGGCGAGCGGTTCTGGGGGTGCGACAGCATCACCATCGACACCGACGAGACACTCAGCCCACCAGCAAGCCCGCCCGCGAGTCCCACCGCGAGCCCGAACGCGAGTCCACCCGCCAGTTCGGGCGGCGACTTCCTCGGCATCAGCAGTGGCGACATCGTCCCGATCCTTCAGGGACCGGTCGGGTTCGCCGGCACCTCACTCGCGATCGGACTCCTCTTCCTCGTCGGGTTCCGCCACGCCCGCCTGGAACTGACGGAGGAGGAAGCGGCCGGCGGGGCGAAGGGGTGA
- a CDS encoding Rho termination factor N-terminal domain-containing protein, which yields MTTATFETRLTSTLDEIEERLPALPASLLRLERSIAGRTYDTVAGAVGNLRGSLHTVGSRTDRAARTVVGTGRRAIATTFDAARVGAKTTVGQTRAQASKVGDAVTAEATDIHDDALGAVKTAIRAVDPDDDASTGYERWAKTDLYDRATELDVEGRSTMTKAELIDAIRDR from the coding sequence ATGACCACCGCCACCTTCGAAACCCGACTCACGTCGACCCTCGACGAGATCGAGGAGCGGCTCCCCGCGCTGCCGGCCTCGCTGCTGCGTCTGGAGCGGTCGATCGCCGGACGCACCTATGACACCGTCGCCGGTGCCGTGGGCAATCTCCGGGGTTCGCTGCACACGGTTGGTTCGCGTACCGACCGTGCCGCTCGCACCGTCGTCGGGACCGGCCGACGCGCCATCGCCACCACGTTCGACGCCGCCCGCGTCGGCGCCAAGACGACGGTCGGCCAGACCCGGGCTCAGGCCTCGAAGGTCGGCGACGCCGTGACCGCTGAGGCCACCGACATCCACGACGACGCGCTCGGCGCCGTGAAGACGGCGATCCGTGCGGTCGATCCGGATGACGATGCGTCCACGGGCTACGAGCGGTGGGCCAAGACCGACCTCTACGACAGGGCGACGGAGCTCGATGTCGAAGGGCGCTCGACGATGACCAAGGCCGAGCTGATCGACGCCATCCGCGACCGCTGA
- a CDS encoding AAA family ATPase, whose translation MNAAEIPEGTVTVLFTDLVESTKLNQTLGDDAAREVGRTVESMARRIVADHRGVLIKEMGDGFMAAFASARRAVAASQEIQTEMGRLRRDGLDDSVAMRIGLHTGEVLSEDGDIHGETVIIAKRIEGLAPPGGILASDTVHGVLGTARDELVDQGTTELKGIDDEWRLFLVPVPEDEVGPSGLSDAEPTPYVGRMAEREQLQRMLEAAAAGHGSMVLIGGPAGLGKSRLTKEAAVVAERLGMNVLTGNCLDMESPPPYQPSIDHLEQAARTASHDGFRTALGENAPEVAKLLPSLRQRYDDIPDSPDLTPEQERRYMLHGVGQFIERAARNQPLMLVFEDLHWADESTLLFLRHLGGRVGDIPLVIMGTYRDDELEPDRPLTTAIGPLLRDVGAVDLRPRLLTEAEVEAVLTARAGMPAPKELLDLVFAETQGNPFFVEELYRHLRETGKLFDEDGGWRAGFEIGETEVPQGVRLVISRRLEQLDADHRKALAAAAVIGRTFRFGLLEAASGMDEDALFDALEAAERAHLIEEAPGEREARYIFIHEQIRQTLVGELSLARRQRLHLRIADALVDSGASHPIELAHHLHQAGPSAPAERVVAASIAAAITNLDALAFEDALRHLLNADPLVDDAARLEFRLLQVSALRGSGRVDDALVVLDDELGVTDDPTDRVTLRLQRVQLLNDQYRAGEGLDDIGALIEAAAADPSLEVAVQLARGRAHYILSLDEPEHAHESRAAYEAAYDAAKARGDRVNMARALLPTTWFTDYWADYRETAQQNVAEALALAEEIGDEDLILDAVAASLHRDGAGFDAARSEDLLARLEARRDPVKLNAHCFWMMWQYLALGRFDDAVATCDRGIELADLIGTEPVQYGSIKAIALAEMGRFDEVAGAIAQEVTDDDHPFGQAMASLARSVYLCRIAAWEPAAASLADTLERADALSRVWMQVWAGALLWTVGAHLQVESGTEVEAMTLLPTIMGGSPRGLAAAEIALVEGRADDAIDSLRPLLPRDGDCPTRDTLTALELQARALLLAGEAAAAADAAAIGTEAATALGYGSLLWRFRAVRARALEATGEVDAARREARAARVAFTTLADRIDEPELREWFERQPLAPAP comes from the coding sequence ATGAACGCGGCCGAGATTCCCGAGGGGACCGTCACGGTTCTCTTCACGGATCTCGTGGAGTCCACCAAGCTCAATCAGACGCTCGGCGACGATGCCGCCCGGGAGGTCGGACGCACCGTGGAGTCGATGGCTCGTCGGATCGTGGCCGACCACCGTGGCGTGCTCATCAAGGAGATGGGCGACGGCTTCATGGCCGCATTCGCCTCTGCCCGCCGGGCCGTCGCCGCGAGCCAGGAGATCCAGACCGAGATGGGGCGGCTGCGCCGTGACGGCCTCGACGACAGCGTGGCGATGCGGATCGGTCTGCACACCGGCGAGGTCCTCAGCGAGGACGGCGACATCCACGGGGAAACCGTGATCATCGCCAAACGGATCGAGGGACTGGCGCCCCCGGGCGGGATCCTCGCATCCGACACCGTTCATGGGGTGCTCGGCACAGCCCGCGACGAACTCGTCGATCAGGGCACGACCGAACTCAAGGGCATCGACGACGAATGGCGACTCTTCCTGGTGCCGGTGCCAGAGGACGAGGTCGGCCCCTCCGGCCTGTCCGATGCCGAGCCGACGCCCTATGTCGGCCGGATGGCGGAGCGCGAACAGCTTCAGCGAATGCTCGAAGCGGCAGCCGCCGGACACGGATCGATGGTGCTCATCGGGGGCCCGGCCGGCCTGGGGAAGAGCCGACTCACGAAGGAGGCGGCGGTCGTCGCCGAGCGGCTCGGCATGAACGTACTCACCGGCAACTGTCTCGACATGGAGTCGCCGCCGCCGTACCAGCCGAGCATCGACCATCTCGAGCAGGCGGCGCGGACGGCGTCGCACGACGGTTTCCGGACCGCCCTCGGCGAGAACGCCCCCGAGGTCGCAAAGCTCCTCCCGTCGCTGCGCCAGCGCTACGACGACATCCCCGACTCGCCCGACCTCACGCCCGAACAGGAGCGGCGCTACATGCTCCACGGCGTCGGTCAGTTCATCGAACGCGCCGCGCGCAACCAGCCGCTGATGCTCGTGTTCGAGGACCTGCACTGGGCCGACGAGTCGACCCTGCTGTTCCTGCGTCATCTCGGTGGTCGGGTCGGCGACATCCCCCTCGTGATCATGGGGACATATCGAGACGACGAGCTCGAGCCCGATCGGCCCCTCACGACAGCCATCGGTCCGCTGCTGCGCGATGTCGGTGCGGTCGATCTCCGGCCCCGCCTCCTCACCGAGGCCGAGGTCGAGGCCGTGCTGACCGCGCGGGCCGGTATGCCGGCACCGAAAGAGCTGCTCGATCTCGTGTTCGCGGAGACCCAGGGCAATCCCTTCTTCGTCGAGGAGCTGTATCGGCACCTCCGGGAGACGGGGAAGCTCTTCGACGAAGATGGTGGGTGGCGAGCGGGTTTCGAGATCGGCGAGACCGAGGTGCCCCAGGGTGTGCGGCTCGTGATCTCCCGACGGCTCGAACAGCTCGACGCCGACCACCGCAAGGCACTCGCGGCGGCCGCGGTGATCGGCCGCACGTTCCGTTTCGGTCTGCTCGAAGCCGCCTCGGGGATGGACGAGGACGCGCTGTTCGACGCGCTCGAGGCGGCGGAGCGGGCGCATCTCATCGAGGAGGCCCCCGGTGAGCGGGAGGCGCGCTACATCTTCATCCACGAGCAGATCCGCCAGACGCTGGTCGGGGAGCTGTCACTGGCTCGGCGCCAGCGCCTCCACCTTCGGATCGCGGATGCGCTCGTCGACTCGGGTGCCTCCCATCCGATCGAGCTCGCTCATCACCTGCATCAGGCCGGCCCGTCCGCTCCTGCCGAACGCGTGGTCGCCGCATCGATCGCCGCGGCGATCACCAACCTCGATGCGCTGGCGTTCGAGGACGCACTGCGCCACCTCCTCAACGCCGACCCGCTGGTCGACGACGCCGCCCGTCTCGAGTTCCGTCTCTTGCAGGTGAGCGCGCTGCGGGGCTCAGGTCGTGTCGACGACGCCCTCGTCGTCCTCGATGATGAACTCGGCGTGACCGACGACCCAACCGACCGGGTGACGTTGCGGCTCCAACGGGTGCAGCTCCTGAATGACCAGTACCGGGCCGGCGAGGGCCTCGACGACATCGGTGCCCTCATCGAGGCGGCTGCGGCCGACCCGTCGTTGGAAGTCGCGGTGCAGTTGGCCCGCGGCCGCGCCCACTACATCCTCTCGCTCGACGAGCCGGAGCACGCGCACGAGTCGAGAGCCGCGTACGAGGCCGCCTACGACGCTGCAAAGGCGCGGGGCGACCGTGTGAACATGGCCCGGGCGCTGCTGCCGACGACATGGTTCACCGACTACTGGGCCGACTATCGCGAGACCGCGCAACAAAACGTGGCCGAGGCGCTCGCTCTGGCCGAGGAGATCGGCGACGAGGACCTGATCCTCGATGCCGTCGCCGCGTCGCTGCACCGGGACGGTGCCGGGTTCGACGCGGCCCGCTCGGAGGATCTCCTCGCCCGACTCGAGGCCCGTCGTGATCCGGTGAAGCTCAACGCCCACTGCTTCTGGATGATGTGGCAGTACCTGGCCCTCGGCCGGTTCGACGACGCCGTGGCCACCTGCGACCGAGGGATCGAGCTGGCCGACCTCATCGGGACCGAGCCGGTGCAGTACGGGTCGATCAAGGCCATCGCGCTGGCCGAGATGGGCCGCTTCGACGAGGTCGCCGGTGCCATCGCCCAGGAAGTCACCGACGACGATCACCCCTTCGGGCAGGCGATGGCGTCGCTGGCTCGATCGGTGTATCTGTGCCGCATCGCCGCGTGGGAGCCGGCGGCGGCGTCGCTCGCCGACACCCTGGAGCGGGCCGATGCATTGAGTCGGGTCTGGATGCAGGTCTGGGCCGGCGCCCTCCTCTGGACGGTCGGTGCCCACCTCCAGGTCGAGTCCGGCACCGAGGTCGAAGCCATGACCTTGCTGCCGACCATCATGGGCGGCAGCCCGCGAGGCCTCGCCGCCGCGGAGATCGCGCTCGTCGAGGGACGCGCCGACGACGCGATCGACAGCCTCCGGCCGCTGCTCCCACGCGACGGTGACTGCCCGACGCGCGACACGCTGACGGCGCTCGAGCTGCAGGCCCGGGCGCTGCTGCTCGCCGGCGAAGCCGCCGCCGCAGCCGACGCCGCGGCGATCGGCACCGAGGCGGCGACCGCACTCGGCTACGGCTCTCTCCTGTGGCGGTTCCGGGCGGTGCGGGCTCGGGCGCTGGAGGCGACCGGTGAGGTCGACGCCGCCCGGCGGGAAGCCCGTGCGGCCCGGGTGGCGTTCACGACACTGGCCGACCGCATCGACGAGCCCGAGCTGCGCGAGTGGTTCGAGCGGCAACCCCTGGCGCCGGCACCATGA